In one Elusimicrobiales bacterium genomic region, the following are encoded:
- a CDS encoding metalloregulator ArsR/SmtB family transcription factor, producing MTKQKMFYDSQAQVIKALAHPTRLLLVNRLARQAVCVCDLTATAGCDISTVSLHLNLLRKAGLVCSEKKGNRVYYRLLCPCIMEFLGCIARVVRDNARRQARVASGWTR from the coding sequence ATGACAAAGCAAAAAATGTTTTATGATTCGCAGGCGCAGGTGATAAAAGCCCTCGCCCACCCCACAAGGCTGCTGCTGGTAAACAGGCTTGCCCGGCAAGCGGTCTGCGTTTGCGACCTGACCGCAACGGCGGGCTGCGATATCTCAACCGTCTCGCTCCATCTCAATTTATTGCGCAAGGCCGGGCTCGTCTGCTCGGAAAAGAAAGGCAACCGGGTATACTACCGCCTGCTGTGCCCGTGCATAATGGAATTTCTCGGCTGCATCGCCCGCGTAGTCAGGGATAATGCCAGGCGGCAGGCAAGGGTCGCCTCCGGGTGGACGCGATGA
- a CDS encoding permease, translating to MNWKTEWKWLAGFAAAFFAFYFLPVGAPRFDGAVTEALELTKWYTREHVLLCLVPALLIAGGISAFVSQASVMRYFGAQANKILSYGVASVSGTILTVCSCTVLPLFAGIYKRGAGLGPAIAFLYSGPAINVLAIVLTARILGFEMGLARAIGAVVFSVVIGLAMHFIFIKEEAAKAQSQADLPVPEAIRPLWQTVLYFAAMCAVLVFANWGKAGETSGFFYAVYSVKWPLTSLSALAFAFFVVRWFGADRIKIIAASSATAVLALVFHDMPVIAFSAGFIGLSWAINGEEGELGDWFSASWELSKQIFPLLLGGVFVSGFLLGRPGHEGVIPSAWVAWAVGGNSFAANFFSSIVAAFMYFATLTEVPILQGFIGSGMGKGPALALLLAGPALSLPSMLVLKSVMGAKKTAVYVALVVIMATFSGMFYGAFF from the coding sequence ATGAACTGGAAAACCGAGTGGAAATGGCTGGCGGGCTTTGCCGCCGCGTTCTTTGCGTTCTATTTCCTGCCGGTCGGCGCGCCGCGTTTTGACGGCGCGGTAACCGAAGCGCTGGAACTGACCAAATGGTATACGCGCGAGCATGTGCTGCTATGCCTTGTGCCGGCCTTGTTGATAGCCGGAGGCATTTCAGCTTTCGTCAGCCAGGCGTCCGTCATGCGCTACTTTGGGGCGCAGGCTAACAAAATTTTATCTTACGGCGTGGCCTCGGTATCCGGTACGATACTGACGGTCTGTTCCTGCACCGTGCTGCCGCTTTTTGCCGGAATTTACAAGCGGGGAGCCGGGCTTGGCCCCGCCATCGCTTTCCTCTACTCCGGCCCGGCAATCAATGTGCTGGCGATTGTGCTGACCGCCCGCATACTCGGCTTTGAAATGGGCCTTGCCCGCGCTATCGGCGCGGTGGTGTTTAGCGTGGTCATCGGCCTGGCGATGCACTTTATCTTTATAAAGGAAGAAGCCGCCAAAGCGCAGTCTCAGGCGGATTTGCCCGTGCCGGAAGCAATCAGGCCGCTTTGGCAGACGGTTTTGTATTTCGCCGCGATGTGCGCTGTCCTTGTTTTTGCCAACTGGGGCAAGGCAGGCGAAACAAGCGGATTCTTTTATGCGGTTTACTCCGTGAAGTGGCCGTTAACTTCTCTGTCCGCGCTTGCCTTCGCGTTTTTTGTGGTCCGGTGGTTCGGCGCGGATAGAATTAAAATTATTGCCGCCTCGTCCGCCACGGCTGTTCTGGCATTGGTTTTTCATGATATGCCGGTGATAGCCTTCAGCGCGGGATTTATCGGCTTATCGTGGGCGATTAACGGCGAGGAAGGCGAACTGGGCGACTGGTTTTCGGCTTCATGGGAACTGTCAAAACAGATATTCCCGCTGCTGCTCGGCGGCGTATTCGTTTCGGGGTTTCTGCTCGGCAGGCCGGGGCATGAGGGAGTAATCCCGTCGGCCTGGGTGGCGTGGGCCGTGGGCGGCAATTCATTTGCGGCTAATTTCTTTTCGTCAATCGTGGCGGCGTTCATGTATTTCGCCACGCTGACCGAAGTGCCGATATTGCAGGGGTTTATCGGCAGCGGCATGGGCAAAGGCCCCGCGCTGGCGTTGCTGCTTGCGGGTCCCGCGCTCTCGCTGCCCAGCATGCTGGTGCTGAAAAGCGTGATGGGCGCTAAAAAAACAGCGGTTTATGTGGCCCTGGTTGTCATTATGGCGACATTCAGCGGAATGTTCTACGGAGCGTTTTTTTAA
- a CDS encoding thioredoxin family protein encodes MKTIQILGMGCPKCNKLYEHAEAAAKELGIEYKMEKISDINKITDMGVMMTPALAVDGTVKISGRVPTVEALKELLK; translated from the coding sequence ATGAAAACGATACAGATACTGGGCATGGGCTGCCCTAAATGCAACAAGCTCTACGAGCATGCCGAGGCTGCGGCAAAAGAGCTGGGCATTGAATACAAAATGGAGAAAATCTCCGACATAAACAAAATCACCGACATGGGCGTGATGATGACCCCCGCGCTGGCGGTTGACGGCACGGTGAAAATCTCTGGCAGAGTGCCGACGGTGGAAGCCCTCAAGGAGTTGTTGAAATGA